The Methanoregula boonei 6A8 genome has a window encoding:
- the cfbA gene encoding sirohydrochlorin nickelochelatase has product MSKKGMLLVGHGSTMPYNKELIESTAKMIAAQTPEFVVKCGFMNINKPSIKESLAEFSKENIDALVVVPLFLAKGVHIEKDIPGEIGLPEGTKKGTFGLNGKTIPLVYADPIGIDPLLAELMVKNAHKALAHV; this is encoded by the coding sequence ATGAGTAAAAAGGGAATGTTACTGGTAGGCCATGGCAGCACCATGCCCTACAACAAGGAGCTCATCGAATCCACGGCAAAGATGATCGCAGCGCAGACCCCCGAGTTTGTGGTAAAATGCGGTTTTATGAATATCAATAAGCCCTCGATCAAGGAATCACTTGCCGAGTTTTCCAAAGAAAATATCGATGCACTTGTTGTTGTCCCGCTCTTTCTTGCAAAAGGCGTCCACATTGAAAAAGACATCCCCGGCGAGATCGGCCTCCCTGAGGGAACCAAGAAGGGCACGTTCGGGCTCAACGGGAAGACCATCCCGCTCGTGTACGCCGATCCCATCGGGATCGACCCGCTCCTTGCCGAGCTGATGGTCAAGAACGCCCACAAAGCCCTTGCACACGTCTGA